In Vicia villosa cultivar HV-30 ecotype Madison, WI linkage group LG7, Vvil1.0, whole genome shotgun sequence, the DNA window GACTATAAATTTGAATTCTAATCATGGTCTCAGCACCGGACAGTTCCGGAGTTTCCTGCGATTGGTAACTAGCCCTTTTTCTTTTATACTACTAAGTTAACAACTCAATCATAGTTTTAAATTGCAGTTCAGGTCATAGATGGAGTCATATATATTACAGACAAAAATTGAAACTGCGGTTGCAGACTGCAGTTTAAAATCATGAACTAGTAATTGTAAGCATTTGTTTtccattataatttttttatatattgtgaTTTATTATTATGATGAAATTTAGGTGCATGGAGTTCTAAGCATTATAGGGTGGGGAACAATGTTGCCTCTTGGAGTAATAATCCCAAGATACTTTAGAGTGTATCCTGTTAAATGGGAAAACTCTAAAGTGTGGTTTTTCCTACACATTGGTTGCCAATTAACTGGTTTTCTCATTGGAACTGCTGCTTTTGTTATTGGATTGGTTCTTGGACACTCATCTAGATACTATATCTTCCACACTCATAGAGACTTTGGAATTCTCATTTTCACTTTTAGTACAATCCAGgtattatattaattttcatcttttttaagACCATTATTGACTGAGTCGCGCTATATTTAATGGATAATAGCCATTTGAATTAGATTTGATAATCTAAATTTAATtgcaaattttttaaattattttaaataaatatgcattattttgaattattaaatcaAGATCGGACAATCAACAATGGTCGTCTGTATGGATGTATGGAATCATGTTTCATCTTTTATCTTTATGAATCATCTTCTATTACTTTAATGTTCATCTTTTGCTATTTTTCAGATGTTGGCATTTCGGTTAAAGCCTAAAGAAACAGATGATTACAGGAAATATTGGAATATGTATCATCATTTTCTTGGATATGGATTATTGGCTATCATaatcataaacatatttaaaGGAATTGGCATTTTGAATGGAGGTGATAAATGGAAGTGGAGTTACATTGGAATTCTTATATGTTTAGGTGCCATTGCATTTGCCATGGAGATTTTCACATGGATTAGGTATCTCTACATCGATGAGAAGAAcaataaaaaggaaaataaagagaaggaagataatgagaaagaaaataaagagaATGCTAGTGTTCATAATCTAAAGGAGTAGTAAACAAACACAATGGTCATGCATGTGAGGATATCACACTCTATTGGTTGAATAAAATGTGttctttttttgtgtgtgtgtttttttggCATATATTTTGTGTGTAATAATTGAtagtttaatatttaaataatgatAAGTATAATTTTTCAATCTCAAACATTTTCTTCCATTGAATGGGTGGTTCAGCTCCTATGGTTGCATGATTCTTGAAATCCTCAGTCGAACCTTCTTTAGGGTTCTGATCATCTTGTctatttttaatttctaaaaatataaaattaaatatactgACTTTGGATCTAAATATTTCTAGTAGATTcaataagtttctcaactccataaGTGGACTAGTCATTGAATAATGCATCAAAGGGTTGTAAGTGAAAATGAGTTTTCACTTGGAAACTATCAACCAATAAGAACAATAACAGAAAGTTAGTTGGAAAATTAGTTATATAGTTAGAAAGTTAATTATAACATGTGACACGATAGTGTGAGCTATCATTTTCaagtataaatattataaatttcagCTATTCTAAGTAACGAGAAAttactttcttttcatttttttttgtattcaCCACTGTTTCTCTGCTCCATATCCTCACCTAACAAATGTTAGAACTTTTGTCAAAGCTAGTGTCAAAGTTCAAATGTGGGTATGAGTTGAAAAAACGCTTAAAGTCTGTTAGACAATTTTCACTTCTTTTAAGGGTTTATACAGTAGAGGATGTCTTCTTGGGGCCTTCCCCAAGAGAATAAAAGTTTGGTAAATGGAAGAACCGGTGTCAATAATTAATATCACGATCGGTTTGGCCAACAAGCTCGATTCAGAGCGGACTTGAGCTTATGGCTTGGCTTGCTATTAATCTTATTTTGTTTTGGCActaaaaagtttaatttttttagaaaaaatattcaaattggCACATCATTTGTCTATTATAGTTGACACATCATTCGTCGGTTACTCTGACTGAGTTTAGGGTTTTGGAGAGTAGTGTCAGCTCTTTTCGAAATCTCTCCCACTTAGAAGACCAATCCTTTGCTCCAAAGTTTTCTCCCACGCGTTTTTCCATCTAATTGTCCACTTTATTAACGGTCAAATGATATGGATCGTTCATTCGCTATAAATAGAGACCTTCAATCACTTCTCTGTTTACACCAAAATTAAGCTCTTCTAAGTTTTTCCTTCCTTGTTCTCTTATCTTTACGCTCTTGAGTTATTAGAGACTCATCTTCTTGCTCTTTTTACTCATTGAATTTTCCGAGTATTTCTTGAGTTCTCTCTAGAGAATTAGTTGTCTTTTAAGCAATTTCTCATCGTCTGATAAATTATTTTAGGAGGTCAAACAACCATTGTTTGAGGGTATAATCTAGAACAATGTCCATAGTGCAGTAGAATAACTTATAATTTGACTGAGTTGTTTAATTATGGGATTTCGTGTCGATAGTCTACTTGCACAATTTTGGACAGTGTCACGAAACGTCTTATAAGGAGATTTTTGGTACACGACTCAACTAATAAGTTCTCACGTAGTATAGatcaaattttcaaaacttttcaaaatccaaaaacaacaattttaaaacttttctctCTGCCATGTCTATCGAACAAATTATTGGTAATAATTGCATTGTTTCTGTTATCAACAAACCGTTTGAATTTGAGGAAAATCACTTCAAACGATGACAACAAAAGGTTTTACTTTTCTTGGCAATGAGAAATGTTATCATTGTCTTGACTAAGGGCACACCACTCGTGGATGAAACAACATATAAATTTCTGCTCATCCAAAAAAATTATTCTGAGTGGCCAAACAATCATTATTtgaacatttatttataaaaccGTATAATTTAACtgagctattttattttaaaaattttgtagTTGATAGTCTGCTTCTAAATAGAGCAATCTAATACACGACTCAATTAATGGTTTCTTACGAGACATAAATCAACATTTAAAGTTATGGAATTGGGTGAGTTGGGGAATTGTTTGCAAGTCTCGCAATTTAGGTGGTTTGGGTGTTAAAGATATTAGAGTTATGAACTTGGCACTGTTGAACAAGTGGAAGTGGCGAATTTTGAAGGAATCCGATACGCCGTGGTTGAGACTCTTATGCAGTAGATACGGTAATGTAAAGCTCAAGGTGCTAGTTGCTGACGACAAGACGCTATCGGGTAAAGATTCAATATGGTGGCGGGACTTAGTCACGTGTGATAAACGTCTTTCCTCTACTGTCAGCGGCGGGTTTACAGGGGCGGTAAATTGTGGTGCAGGGAACGGGAGCCATACGGCTCTGTGGCATAATAACTGGCAGCCAGTCTCTAAAAGACGCTTTTCTTGAAGTTTTTGCTTTCGCAACAGAGGCTGGTATGTCTGTTGAACAAGCAGGTACGTGGGATAACGACATATGGGCATGGAACTATGATGTTATGGTGGATGGTACAGCAGCTCTGCATTATGCAGTCTTGGAGGAGTTTACCGATTGCCTAGATGGAGCGGTTTTAGATGTCTCAATAGAAGATGACTTTAGTTGAAATTTATGCGAAGACAGTATTTATTCGGTTAGTTCTTTTTATAACTGTTTCAGCAGGGAGGTTTCGGGTCCCTTGGATGGCCAGATTGTGGAAGTTATCAAGCTCATTTGGGATTTAAAAATTCCATCGAATATTGCTATGTTCGGTTGGAGGTTAATTCTAAAGAGAGTTCCAACCAAGGATGAGTTATGCAGGAGAGGTGTGATGGTGGACATATTGTGCGTTTTATGCAGAACTGAAGACGAGTCAGTGTTGCACTTGTTCAATTGTTGTTGCATTTCAGATGGCGTTTGGAAGAACATATATAGTTGGATGGGAAGTGAGCTGAAGATATCCCTGTAGTATTTCAAGAATTTCTTGTTTAATTCGACCAAAGTGGAAAATAAGATTCACATAATTACTGTGGCGGTGATTTGGTTTGCAACCGTTTGGAGTCTATGGTTGGTTAGGATTGATATGATTTTTAACA includes these proteins:
- the LOC131617810 gene encoding cytochrome b561 and DOMON domain-containing protein At3g25290-like, with the protein product MSSSSTLITFIILSFLFFVNIDANHQPCGEKFLKLIEQRNITACKRLRTQGAEFGWNHYNSTNSTTLEILFGAILDTNEGWIAWGVNPEKRAEMIGTKAIIGIKNPDFATTSSSPLRVNTYDVTKETKIGCTLLPNKNIGINVSHMMFQDEGSNFYTIYARLVLPLDKYNITRLNHVWQIGYAVSGESPLRHPINLHNVDSTETINLNSNHGLSTGQFRSFLRLVHGVLSIIGWGTMLPLGVIIPRYFRVYPVKWENSKVWFFLHIGCQLTGFLIGTAAFVIGLVLGHSSRYYIFHTHRDFGILIFTFSTIQMLAFRLKPKETDDYRKYWNMYHHFLGYGLLAIIIINIFKGIGILNGGDKWKWSYIGILICLGAIAFAMEIFTWIRYLYIDEKNNKKENKEKEDNEKENKENASVHNLKE